The following proteins are co-located in the Manihot esculenta cultivar AM560-2 chromosome 7, M.esculenta_v8, whole genome shotgun sequence genome:
- the LOC110618541 gene encoding protein EI24 homolog: METAKPLIRVFRSKVKQASLLWLEGFREACCLHRVVILCLRSRNLLIRTGQCFLLNGFIFLGSILVLKSIVIPTLKWILPDHFSDISSQEPSTFGSILKLYSFLRVGLVQLFYLFWFYPLYVFSFILSTIWYNEIAKFGFTAMGRDGHNVLEPLSQDDPTTASDNSGSTEKPAGLGRVMIGIGEQVYSILLLSIFFLEVYATGFLPYIGKALNFVLLSWMYAYYCFEYKWNLSEVALDRRLDFFESNWAFFAGFGSPCVLAIFFFSPLVSYGVMAVLFPLFVLTATSSEAEQLVLSQRRRWKGEGLIRLPIFYAADTLSMQILSLIPLESPEQMPDNKEL, encoded by the exons ATGGAAACTGCGAAGCCGTTAATAAGGGTATTCAGAAGCAAAGTAAAGCAAGCATCTTTGCTATGGCTTGAGGGTTTTCGAGAAGCTTGTTGCCTTCACAGAGTAGTCATTCTTTGTCTCAG GTCAAGGAATCTTTTGATTAGAACTGGGCAGTGTTTTCTTTTGAATGGATTTATTTTCTTAGGAAG TAtattggtgctgaagtcaattgTCATCCCAACATTAAAATGGATACTACCTGATCATTTCTCAGATATTAGTTCTCAAGAACCAAGCACATTTGGCAGTATCTTAAAACTTTATTCTTTTTTACGTGTTGGACTTGTACAACTCTTTTAT CTATTTTGGTTCTACCCATTGTATGTATTCAGCTTTATTCTCAGCACTATCTG GTACAATGAAATTGCTAAGTTTGGTTTTACTGCAATGGGAAGAGATGGACATAATGTATTGGAACCTTTAAGCCAGGATGACCCAACAACAGCATCAGACAACTCAGGTTCAACAGAAAAGCCTGCTGGTCTAGGACG GGTTATGATTGGAATTGGAGAGCAGGTGTATTCTATATTGCTTTTGAGCATATTCTTTCTAGAG GTTTATGCTACAGGATTTTTACCATATATAGGGAAGGCACTCAACTTTGTGCTCCTTTCCTGGATGTATGCTTACTACTGTTTTGA GTACAAATGGAATTTGTCTGAAGTGGCTCTGGACAGACGGCTGGACTTCTTTGAATCTAACTGGGCCTTTTTTGCTGGTTTTG GAAGTCCGTGTGTTCTTgctattttcttcttctctcctcTTGTGAGCTATGGTGTTATGGCTGTTCTTTTCCCACTG TTTGTTTTGACAGCAACAAGCTCAGAAGCCGAGCAACTTGTCCTCTCTCAAAGAAGAAGATGGAAGGGTGAAGGATTGATAAGGCTTCCAATATTTTATGCAGCAGATACATTGTC AATGCAGATCTTGTCTCTCATCCCCTTAGAATCGCCGGAGCAAATGCCAGACAACAAAGAACTCTAA